The following are from one region of the Rhodopirellula sp. P2 genome:
- a CDS encoding class I SAM-dependent methyltransferase, whose protein sequence is MLTPIELPPGLDTTEIPTEIHAMVHGVKQRIEAFQDRWDRPQIELFVAADYLHVYQTMRWVAESQLLNNSRFVEWGCGFAAITWLAAAVGWDSIGIESEPELIRQGETTLSDWQETLAAIPGAGPTPELVRGNFLPAGSETLAEDPTLPSLGHSIESAYASIGLDVEDFGIIYSYPWPGEDDFHEYVFHRYAAYGAVMVLFKGPNEMRVWRKTRGRS, encoded by the coding sequence ATGCTGACACCGATCGAATTGCCACCCGGTTTGGACACCACGGAGATTCCGACTGAGATTCACGCGATGGTCCACGGGGTCAAGCAACGGATCGAAGCCTTCCAGGATCGCTGGGACCGGCCTCAGATCGAATTGTTCGTGGCCGCCGACTACTTGCACGTTTATCAGACGATGCGGTGGGTCGCAGAATCACAGCTGCTCAACAATTCGCGGTTCGTGGAATGGGGATGTGGTTTCGCGGCCATCACCTGGTTGGCCGCCGCAGTCGGCTGGGATTCCATCGGGATCGAATCGGAGCCAGAACTGATCCGCCAAGGCGAAACGACGCTGAGCGATTGGCAAGAAACGCTGGCAGCAATCCCCGGGGCGGGGCCCACCCCCGAATTGGTCCGCGGCAATTTCCTGCCCGCAGGATCCGAGACGCTCGCCGAAGATCCCACGCTCCCCAGTCTGGGTCATTCGATCGAGTCAGCTTACGCATCGATCGGCTTGGACGTGGAAGACTTTGGCATCATCTACAGTTACCCCTGGCCGGGCGAAGACGACTTCCACGAGTACGTTTTCCATCGCTACGCGGCCTACGGAGCCGTGATGGTGCTGTTCAAAGGCCCCAATGAAATGCGAGTTTGGCGAAAAACTCGCGGCCGCAGCTGA
- the malQ gene encoding 4-alpha-glucanotransferase — protein sequence MRFPRSSGILCHITSLPSELGIGDLGAAAYEMVDFLHAAGQSIWQILPLSPPAYGNSPYSAYSAFGGNALLISLEALVDEGLLAATDLEGFAAGDPTFVDYDEAGKFKHPRLKLAYERFCANPPRELKIAFELFLDTNDWWLDEFSLFEVLLNKYQESHWSKWPDPISHREPDALGQVRQEMAREIDYSRFQQFLFDRQWNRLKAYANERQVQLCGDMPIFVAYESADVWGNQDMFALNEDGTPKLVAGVPPDYFSETGQLWGNPQYDWDALEKTNYAWWTARFRRALEQFDLLRVDHFRGFEAYWEIPYGAATAIEGQWRPGPGAKPFQAAAKELGELPFIAEDLGMITEAVHELREELGFPGMRVLQFGFASMEDDFHRPSTYPESCVAYTGTHDNDTVMGWYHLRKPPEEGPDPLDEVVTSDVDVNWQLIDAVITSDAEIAIVPIQDVLGLGNEARMNMPGVASGNWAWRLSPQALTQAHADRLAALCHQRGRLSHEAPSIG from the coding sequence ATGCGTTTCCCGCGATCCTCCGGCATCCTTTGTCACATCACCAGTTTGCCATCGGAATTGGGCATCGGTGACCTGGGTGCCGCAGCGTACGAGATGGTTGATTTCTTGCACGCGGCCGGCCAATCGATCTGGCAAATTTTGCCACTCAGTCCGCCCGCCTACGGCAACTCGCCCTATAGCGCGTACTCCGCGTTTGGGGGCAACGCGTTGTTGATCAGCTTGGAAGCGTTGGTCGACGAAGGTTTGTTGGCCGCCACTGACTTGGAAGGTTTCGCTGCTGGCGATCCAACCTTTGTGGACTACGACGAGGCCGGCAAGTTCAAACACCCGCGACTCAAACTTGCTTACGAACGGTTTTGTGCCAATCCGCCTCGCGAGCTGAAGATCGCGTTCGAACTCTTCTTGGACACCAACGATTGGTGGCTTGATGAGTTCTCGCTGTTCGAAGTCCTGTTGAACAAATACCAAGAGTCTCATTGGTCGAAGTGGCCCGACCCGATCAGCCACCGCGAACCCGATGCACTTGGACAAGTCCGCCAGGAAATGGCTCGCGAGATTGACTACTCGCGGTTCCAACAATTCCTGTTCGATCGGCAATGGAACCGACTGAAGGCTTACGCGAACGAGCGACAAGTGCAATTGTGTGGCGACATGCCCATCTTTGTCGCTTACGAGAGCGCCGATGTTTGGGGCAACCAAGACATGTTCGCGCTCAACGAGGACGGCACGCCCAAGTTGGTCGCGGGTGTTCCGCCGGACTACTTCAGCGAAACCGGACAACTCTGGGGCAACCCGCAATACGACTGGGACGCACTGGAGAAGACCAACTACGCTTGGTGGACCGCTCGTTTCCGTCGGGCGTTGGAACAGTTTGACCTGCTTCGCGTCGACCACTTCCGCGGCTTCGAAGCGTACTGGGAAATTCCCTACGGGGCGGCAACCGCGATCGAAGGCCAGTGGCGACCTGGCCCCGGTGCCAAACCCTTTCAGGCGGCTGCCAAAGAACTTGGTGAGCTCCCCTTCATCGCGGAAGACTTGGGAATGATCACCGAAGCGGTTCACGAACTGCGGGAAGAACTTGGCTTTCCCGGCATGCGTGTTTTGCAGTTCGGGTTCGCCAGCATGGAAGACGACTTTCACCGACCATCGACTTACCCCGAATCGTGTGTGGCCTACACCGGCACCCACGACAACGACACCGTGATGGGCTGGTATCACTTGCGGAAGCCCCCCGAAGAAGGTCCCGACCCGCTCGACGAAGTCGTGACCAGCGACGTGGACGTGAACTGGCAATTGATCGATGCCGTGATCACTTCCGACGCTGAAATCGCGATCGTTCCCATCCAAGATGTCTTGGGGCTGGGCAACGAAGCCCGGATGAACATGCCCGGCGTGGCCAGCGGTAACTGGGCTTGGCGTTTGTCCCCGCAGGCGCTAACGCAAGCTCACGCGGATCGCTTGGCAGCCCTGTGCCACCAACGCGGCCGGTTGTCCCACGAAGCCCCCAGCATCGGCTGA
- a CDS encoding sensor histidine kinase, translated as MSSADLFAGWLPPIVIQDDEGTANPTHEERIWLPMRSSSSATLLHALVSCDTSATFRRKLRNTLHHDPALCLFTAAKLVQEHERGWRPIAGRWTTKQLGDWWIRHGSEVWDGAAFLSCPDTESGEQQLQRFMRLDQHFQTLPFSRWLMESDLWWKAAGLHRRASICQSMHSIRLIDSDREDSSSIPNKHPSNQDAHEAFGKVTAMVVERERLQSEFSESLETVRRDLAKQLAYGLSHEINNPLANIATRAQGLIASAAGPQQAESLQRIVDQSYRAHAMIADLMFYAHPPEPQMASGFAAKQVVNDLIAPMRSTLQRDEIVVDIHIPSSLKCDGDPAMLSEAIRALIHNAVESIGVDGKIVLSMEADKDAKRCLFRLSDSGQGLTPEDAARAFDPYFSGREAGRGLGLSLCRVHRIAELHGGTIQLHPALIGCVAELTWPLHVG; from the coding sequence GTGTCATCGGCTGATTTGTTTGCCGGTTGGCTGCCCCCCATCGTCATCCAGGATGACGAAGGGACAGCGAATCCAACGCACGAAGAACGCATTTGGTTGCCAATGCGTTCGAGTTCGTCGGCGACGTTGCTGCACGCGTTGGTCTCATGTGACACCAGCGCGACGTTTCGTCGAAAATTGCGCAACACGCTTCACCACGACCCCGCGTTGTGTTTGTTCACCGCTGCAAAGTTGGTGCAAGAACACGAGCGAGGTTGGCGTCCGATCGCTGGCCGATGGACGACCAAGCAATTGGGCGATTGGTGGATCCGGCATGGCTCCGAGGTCTGGGATGGGGCGGCGTTCCTGTCTTGCCCGGACACAGAATCCGGTGAACAACAGCTCCAGCGTTTCATGCGACTGGATCAGCACTTCCAGACACTGCCGTTTTCGCGTTGGCTGATGGAATCAGATCTGTGGTGGAAGGCGGCCGGGCTGCACCGCCGGGCCAGCATTTGCCAATCGATGCACTCGATTCGCCTGATCGATTCGGACCGGGAGGATTCCTCTTCGATTCCCAACAAACACCCGTCCAACCAGGATGCCCACGAAGCGTTTGGCAAAGTCACCGCGATGGTGGTGGAACGCGAGCGTTTGCAGAGCGAGTTTTCAGAATCGCTTGAAACCGTCCGCCGCGATTTGGCGAAGCAATTGGCGTACGGTTTGTCCCATGAGATCAACAATCCGCTGGCCAACATTGCGACTCGTGCGCAGGGTTTGATCGCCTCGGCAGCGGGACCCCAGCAAGCGGAATCCTTGCAGCGGATCGTCGACCAATCCTATCGTGCCCATGCGATGATTGCTGACCTGATGTTTTACGCTCATCCGCCGGAACCGCAGATGGCTTCCGGGTTCGCGGCGAAACAGGTGGTGAACGATCTGATCGCCCCCATGCGATCGACACTGCAACGCGATGAGATCGTCGTGGACATCCACATTCCGTCGTCATTGAAATGTGATGGCGACCCAGCCATGTTGAGCGAAGCCATCCGGGCTCTGATTCACAACGCGGTGGAATCGATCGGCGTCGATGGCAAAATCGTTCTCTCGATGGAAGCTGACAAGGACGCCAAACGCTGCCTGTTCCGTCTCTCCGACAGTGGGCAAGGGCTGACGCCGGAAGACGCTGCCCGTGCGTTTGATCCGTACTTCAGTGGCCGGGAAGCCGGCCGCGGACTCGGGTTGTCGCTTTGCCGAGTGCACCGGATTGCGGAGTTGCACGGGGGAACAATCCAATTGCATCCTGCACTGATTGGCTGCGTCGCCGAATTGACATGGCCGCTGCACGTCGGCTGA
- a CDS encoding ATPase, T2SS/T4P/T4SS family produces the protein MNLTSVDVSQPSIGWLDEMWGQLEVSSHEEQTREEQAPEEQLADQCGLTDESKLASVYASHYLLPLFEPPAGLTIPVDHRLKRCLPAEFCEQHELVPLAVQDHSLEVAIASPAALLLADDVRRLSGLQMRPLFARATVVRSARQKLYGVPQPPAVETEGGSVPTAENVPRQRSPQPPPVSKMSKPKTVVPSPMNLTAYDLKASERCAWQKQLVAESGLTIHCGRKSLDKSPLARLWGVWSAQTHGHPACRWNPLQRESEESDPSVVIIPDLNNRTSAEVCLHSVLQGQRVFAVVHARDPVSAILRLRAWGQIGHLLAEQINLLIHQNGLSRSECRSIEIDDVRRSALASENDMGRLQKLFPSTGNFLCGP, from the coding sequence ATGAATTTAACTTCCGTCGATGTCAGCCAACCGTCCATCGGTTGGTTGGACGAAATGTGGGGGCAACTGGAAGTCTCCAGCCACGAGGAACAAACCAGGGAGGAGCAAGCACCCGAGGAACAGTTGGCGGACCAATGCGGTCTGACTGACGAGTCAAAGTTGGCCTCGGTGTATGCCTCTCATTACTTGCTTCCCTTGTTTGAGCCGCCCGCCGGTTTGACGATCCCGGTGGATCATCGGTTGAAGCGGTGTCTGCCAGCGGAATTTTGCGAACAGCACGAGTTGGTTCCTTTGGCGGTCCAGGATCACAGCCTGGAAGTCGCGATCGCATCCCCAGCTGCGTTGTTGCTGGCCGACGACGTGCGGCGATTGAGTGGATTGCAAATGCGTCCCTTGTTCGCTCGCGCCACCGTGGTCCGAAGTGCACGCCAAAAACTGTATGGCGTTCCTCAACCGCCAGCGGTCGAAACCGAGGGGGGCAGTGTTCCCACGGCCGAGAACGTTCCCCGTCAGCGGTCTCCTCAGCCGCCGCCGGTCTCGAAAATGTCGAAGCCGAAAACAGTCGTTCCTTCGCCGATGAATTTGACCGCGTACGACCTGAAGGCCTCGGAGCGATGTGCCTGGCAAAAACAGCTGGTCGCGGAAAGCGGATTGACGATTCACTGCGGCCGAAAATCGCTCGACAAGAGTCCACTGGCACGATTGTGGGGCGTGTGGTCCGCCCAAACACACGGTCATCCGGCGTGTCGTTGGAACCCGTTGCAGCGTGAATCCGAGGAGTCGGATCCTTCGGTGGTCATCATTCCTGACCTGAACAATCGGACTTCTGCAGAAGTTTGTTTGCACTCCGTGCTGCAGGGACAGCGGGTTTTCGCCGTGGTTCACGCCCGCGATCCGGTTTCTGCCATTTTGCGACTGCGGGCTTGGGGACAAATTGGCCACTTGCTCGCCGAACAGATTAACCTGTTGATTCATCAGAACGGCCTCTCCCGATCGGAGTGTCGCAGCATCGAAATCGATGACGTGCGTCGCTCCGCGTTGGCATCCGAAAATGACATGGGCCGATTGCAGAAACTTTTTCCTTCCACCGGCAACTTTCTATGTGGCCCCTGA
- a CDS encoding zinc-binding alcohol dehydrogenase family protein, with the protein MKALQLTAPKQWEQIEIDEPSPPGPGEALVRIHRVGVCGTDLGGYLGKFPFFSYPRIPGHELGVEVLAVGEGVENVKVGDRCSVEPYINCQTCYSCERGLTNCCESHQTLGVMCDGGLTEKMILPARKLHPANNLSYEQSALVETLAIGCHAIDRAQVTEKDTVLVIGSGPIGLSAIEFARVAGANVIVADLSQTRLDFVTEKMGVTNTIRFDGSEADIEKLEAMTQGRRADVVVDATGNHHSMRRAMEMAAFGGRVVYVGITQQDLQFPHAPFLHRRELTILASRNALTRDFSRIIDLIETGVIDTDPWITHHAKFEDVIESFPSWTDPETGVVKAVIHVS; encoded by the coding sequence ATGAAAGCCTTGCAACTGACTGCCCCCAAACAATGGGAGCAGATTGAGATCGACGAACCATCGCCACCGGGTCCCGGTGAAGCCTTGGTTCGAATCCACCGTGTCGGGGTCTGCGGCACCGACTTGGGCGGCTACCTCGGCAAGTTCCCCTTCTTTTCGTACCCCCGAATTCCGGGGCACGAATTGGGTGTGGAAGTCCTCGCGGTTGGCGAAGGCGTCGAGAACGTCAAAGTCGGCGATCGCTGCAGCGTTGAACCGTACATCAATTGCCAAACGTGTTACTCGTGCGAACGTGGTTTGACGAACTGCTGCGAGTCACACCAAACACTCGGCGTGATGTGCGACGGAGGGCTGACCGAAAAGATGATCTTGCCCGCCCGCAAGTTGCATCCTGCCAATAACCTTTCGTACGAGCAGTCGGCCTTGGTGGAAACGCTGGCGATTGGTTGCCATGCGATCGATCGAGCACAAGTCACCGAAAAAGACACCGTGTTGGTGATTGGATCGGGACCGATTGGATTGTCCGCGATCGAGTTCGCTCGCGTCGCCGGTGCCAACGTCATCGTTGCTGACCTCAGCCAAACCCGGCTGGACTTTGTCACCGAGAAGATGGGCGTCACGAACACCATCCGGTTTGATGGCTCCGAAGCCGACATCGAAAAACTGGAAGCGATGACCCAGGGCCGCCGCGCCGATGTGGTGGTTGACGCAACCGGCAACCATCACTCGATGCGACGTGCGATGGAAATGGCAGCGTTCGGTGGACGAGTCGTCTACGTGGGGATCACCCAGCAAGACCTGCAATTCCCGCACGCACCGTTCTTGCATCGCCGCGAGTTGACGATCCTGGCCAGCCGCAATGCGTTGACACGGGATTTTTCGCGAATCATTGATCTGATCGAAACCGGCGTCATCGACACCGATCCTTGGATCACCCACCACGCGAAATTCGAGGACGTCATCGAATCGTTCCCATCGTGGACCGATCCCGAGACAGGGGTTGTCAAAGCCGTGATCCACGTTTCCTAA
- the gatA gene encoding Asp-tRNA(Asn)/Glu-tRNA(Gln) amidotransferase subunit GatA encodes MLHSASQILKQLESGEVTAVEVIEQSLAAIRATQPTINAFTHVAEETAMQAAEAVDADRKAGKTLGPLAGLPVAIKDVLCTSDMPTTCSSKMLQDFTPPYDATVVARLKHAGAIVVGKTNMDEFAMGASTETSAMGVTGNPWDTTKTPGGSSGGAAAAIAAGVVPLSIGTDTGGSIRQPSAFCGITGLKPTYGRVSRYGLVAFASSLDQAGPMGWSVDDVAIGLQAMAGYDPRDSTSVDAEVPDYTPAMAAEDVRGMRIGVLREGLDQEGISPAVRDALATAESVFREQGAEIVEVELPHSKYWVPTYYVIAPCEASSNLSRFDGAHYGFRVSDAEIAAADSGPLEAMYSLSRAGGFGSEVKRRIMVGTYALSEGYYDAYYNQALKVRRLIRNDYDAAFQQVDLMLGPVTPSPAFALNEKTDDPIAMYLCDLFTVGANLAGVPAISLPGGFDASGLPVGVQLQAPVMEETRLLRAGNVFQMASDFHTQRPPAFNANHSQ; translated from the coding sequence ATGTTGCATTCGGCCTCGCAAATTTTGAAACAACTCGAGTCGGGCGAAGTCACCGCCGTCGAGGTCATCGAACAATCACTCGCGGCCATTCGAGCCACTCAGCCGACGATCAACGCGTTCACGCACGTGGCGGAAGAAACCGCAATGCAGGCCGCCGAGGCCGTTGACGCAGATCGCAAAGCCGGCAAAACCCTCGGCCCTCTGGCTGGGCTGCCCGTGGCGATCAAAGACGTCCTGTGCACGTCCGACATGCCGACCACCTGCTCGTCCAAAATGCTCCAGGACTTCACCCCGCCCTACGACGCGACCGTGGTCGCTCGATTGAAACATGCGGGTGCGATCGTCGTTGGCAAAACCAACATGGACGAATTCGCGATGGGTGCCAGCACCGAAACCAGCGCGATGGGTGTGACCGGCAACCCCTGGGACACCACCAAAACCCCCGGTGGCAGCAGCGGTGGAGCGGCCGCAGCGATCGCCGCAGGAGTTGTTCCCCTGAGCATTGGCACCGACACCGGCGGATCCATCCGGCAACCTTCGGCGTTTTGCGGCATCACCGGGTTGAAACCCACCTACGGCCGAGTCAGCCGGTATGGTTTGGTCGCCTTCGCCAGCAGCCTCGATCAAGCCGGCCCGATGGGTTGGTCCGTGGACGACGTCGCGATTGGACTGCAAGCGATGGCGGGCTACGACCCACGCGACAGCACGTCCGTTGATGCAGAGGTCCCCGACTACACGCCAGCCATGGCCGCCGAAGATGTTCGCGGCATGCGAATCGGCGTGCTGCGCGAAGGGCTGGATCAAGAGGGCATCTCCCCCGCCGTTCGCGACGCGTTGGCAACCGCCGAATCGGTGTTTCGCGAACAGGGCGCCGAGATCGTCGAAGTCGAACTGCCACACAGCAAGTACTGGGTGCCGACGTACTACGTGATCGCACCGTGCGAAGCCAGCAGCAATCTCTCGCGGTTCGACGGGGCTCATTACGGGTTCCGCGTCAGCGACGCCGAAATCGCCGCGGCCGACTCCGGACCGCTGGAAGCCATGTATTCGCTCAGCCGGGCGGGCGGTTTCGGCAGCGAAGTCAAACGCCGAATCATGGTCGGAACCTACGCCCTGAGCGAGGGTTACTACGACGCCTATTACAACCAAGCCCTCAAAGTTCGGCGTCTGATCCGGAATGATTACGACGCCGCGTTCCAGCAAGTTGACTTGATGCTTGGTCCGGTGACCCCCTCGCCCGCCTTCGCCTTGAACGAGAAAACCGACGACCCGATTGCAATGTACTTGTGCGACTTGTTCACCGTCGGAGCCAACTTGGCGGGCGTGCCCGCGATTTCGTTGCCCGGTGGATTCGATGCCTCTGGATTGCCAGTTGGCGTGCAACTGCAAGCCCCGGTGATGGAAGAGACCCGTCTGCTGCGGGCGGGCAATGTGTTCCAAATGGCCAGTGATTTCCACACTCAGCGGCCGCCTGCTTTTAATGCAAATCATTCGCAATAA
- the mqnC gene encoding cyclic dehypoxanthinyl futalosine synthase, translating to MNAPANSSAVHDILAKAVAGDRLTTAEGLTLLQSHDLAALGAAAEKVSRAKHPEPYRTYNIDRNINYTNVCTAVCDFCAFYRGPKSDEGYVLSREVLLHKIQETVDLGGNQILLQGGLHPKYKLDWYEEMLRDIKTRFPEVNVHGFSPPELHHFTKVNNLPLREVLTRLKDAGLGSVPGGGAEILTDRVRNEITRGKVMTDDWLNVMRVWHELGGISSSTMMFGHVETLAERIEHLDRLRSLQDETGGFSAFICWTFQPDNTQMSDVRPTGSFEYLKMLAVSRLFLDNIPNIQSSWVTQGLKIGQMALMFGANDMGSLMIEENVVAEAGTVHYLSLQQIREAIEELGFIPRQRDVHYNLVDEQLEAKAIAVNGEQSARELVQLAV from the coding sequence ATGAACGCACCCGCCAACTCATCTGCCGTCCACGACATTCTCGCCAAAGCCGTCGCCGGCGATCGGCTGACAACCGCCGAAGGTCTGACGTTGTTGCAGAGCCACGACTTGGCCGCCCTCGGTGCCGCCGCCGAAAAGGTTTCGCGAGCCAAGCACCCCGAGCCCTATCGCACCTACAACATCGACCGGAACATCAACTACACCAATGTCTGCACCGCGGTGTGTGACTTCTGTGCGTTCTACCGCGGTCCCAAGAGTGACGAAGGGTACGTGCTGTCGCGGGAAGTCTTGCTGCACAAGATCCAAGAGACCGTTGACCTGGGCGGCAACCAAATCTTGCTGCAAGGCGGCCTGCATCCGAAGTACAAACTGGATTGGTACGAGGAGATGTTGCGGGACATCAAGACTCGCTTTCCCGAAGTCAACGTTCACGGGTTCTCACCACCCGAACTGCACCATTTCACCAAAGTCAACAACCTGCCGCTCCGCGAGGTGCTGACACGTTTGAAAGACGCTGGCCTGGGGAGCGTGCCGGGTGGCGGAGCCGAGATTTTGACGGATCGTGTTCGCAACGAAATCACTCGCGGCAAAGTCATGACGGACGATTGGTTGAATGTCATGCGTGTCTGGCACGAACTGGGTGGCATCAGTTCCAGCACGATGATGTTCGGGCACGTCGAAACACTCGCTGAACGAATCGAGCACCTCGATCGTTTGCGAAGCCTGCAGGATGAAACGGGCGGCTTCAGCGCGTTCATTTGTTGGACGTTCCAACCGGACAACACCCAGATGTCCGATGTCCGACCGACTGGCTCGTTCGAATATTTAAAAATGTTGGCCGTCTCGCGATTGTTCCTCGACAACATCCCCAACATTCAAAGTAGTTGGGTCACGCAAGGTTTGAAGATTGGGCAAATGGCGTTGATGTTTGGCGCCAATGACATGGGCAGCCTGATGATCGAAGAAAACGTCGTTGCGGAGGCCGGAACGGTGCACTATTTGTCATTGCAACAGATTCGCGAAGCGATTGAAGAACTTGGCTTCATCCCTCGCCAGCGTGACGTGCACTACAACTTGGTCGACGAACAATTGGAAGCCAAAGCGATTGCGGTAAATGGGGAACAATCGGCAAGAGAGTTGGTCCAATTGGCGGTTTGA
- a CDS encoding response regulator, translating into MTTKTVFTTGEAAKICKVSQQTIIRCFDNGSLKGFRVPGSKFRRIPREQLFLFMKDNGIPTDALESGKKKLLIVDDDQDLVDLMQDGFQRDNRFEIRTANNGFDAGMGVKEFRPDLVILDVMLPDINGKEVCQRVRSDPSMDTVKILCISGMVEHSKVDGLKAAGANDFMQKPFSIDDLVGRACTLLEMDRGVIG; encoded by the coding sequence ATGACCACAAAAACGGTATTCACGACAGGCGAAGCAGCTAAGATCTGCAAAGTCAGTCAACAGACGATTATCCGTTGTTTCGACAACGGTTCGCTGAAGGGTTTCCGAGTCCCAGGAAGCAAATTCCGCCGGATCCCTCGCGAGCAATTGTTCTTGTTCATGAAGGACAATGGGATTCCGACCGACGCGTTGGAAAGCGGCAAGAAAAAGCTGTTGATTGTCGACGACGATCAAGATCTGGTCGATTTGATGCAGGACGGATTCCAGCGAGACAATCGCTTTGAAATCCGGACCGCCAACAACGGCTTCGACGCTGGGATGGGCGTGAAAGAATTTCGCCCCGACCTCGTGATTCTCGACGTGATGCTTCCCGATATCAACGGGAAAGAAGTCTGCCAACGAGTTCGCAGTGATCCTTCCATGGACACCGTGAAGATTCTTTGCATCTCGGGAATGGTCGAGCACAGCAAGGTCGATGGCTTGAAAGCCGCCGGCGCCAACGACTTCATGCAGAAGCCGTTCTCGATCGACGATTTGGTTGGCCGCGCCTGCACCTTGCTCGAAATGGATCGCGGTGTCATCGGCTGA
- a CDS encoding menaquinone biosynthetic enzyme MqnA/MqnD family protein, which translates to MLRLGAVSYLNTKPLIETLPEHLGQLGELRLDLPSRLARDLAAGELDIALIPSVEYFRGGDEYEIISDAAIACRGPVWSVRVLSRVPMQDIRTLALDEGSRTSAAMSQVLLAEMHGLRPQTVPFPIGSSPDEIDADALLMIGDRAMHPPPAKYQEIWDLGDRWCRWTELPFVFAMWVARRSAVADPAIRQQIETALNKSRNEGLQQFEAIAKREAAGHGLTIEDLHRYFAENLHFQLGKGERLGLAAFREKAEHLGLVPTTI; encoded by the coding sequence ATGCTCCGCCTCGGCGCCGTTTCTTATCTGAACACGAAGCCATTGATCGAAACGTTGCCTGAGCATTTGGGGCAACTCGGTGAATTGCGATTGGACCTGCCCTCACGCCTGGCTCGGGATCTGGCGGCCGGCGAATTGGACATCGCCCTGATCCCCAGCGTCGAATACTTCCGCGGAGGAGACGAGTATGAAATCATCTCGGACGCCGCGATTGCGTGCCGGGGCCCGGTCTGGAGCGTGCGGGTGCTCAGTCGCGTTCCGATGCAAGACATCCGAACATTGGCACTGGACGAAGGCAGCCGGACCAGCGCCGCGATGTCCCAAGTCTTGCTCGCCGAAATGCATGGGCTGCGTCCTCAGACGGTGCCCTTCCCAATCGGATCATCCCCCGACGAAATCGACGCCGACGCGTTGTTGATGATCGGCGACCGCGCCATGCACCCGCCTCCGGCGAAGTACCAAGAGATCTGGGACCTCGGCGACCGGTGGTGCCGCTGGACCGAATTGCCGTTTGTGTTTGCGATGTGGGTCGCACGCCGATCCGCCGTCGCCGATCCCGCCATTCGGCAACAGATCGAAACCGCGCTGAACAAGTCTCGAAATGAAGGGCTGCAACAATTCGAAGCGATCGCGAAACGAGAAGCGGCCGGTCACGGGCTGACGATCGAAGACCTGCATCGCTACTTTGCCGAGAACCTGCATTTCCAACTCGGCAAGGGCGAACGACTGGGGCTGGCAGCCTTTCGCGAAAAAGCCGAACATTTGGGGCTGGTCCCCACAACGATCTAG
- the hemP gene encoding hemin uptake protein HemP, protein MTDSKPSPATDSNWAEMPSGSVVEGAPAAKPAVESVPSETTMSTGGMPKIIRFEALARCGGEIWIENEGQIYRLRKTRQGKLILTK, encoded by the coding sequence ATGACCGATTCAAAACCTTCCCCGGCGACCGATTCCAATTGGGCAGAGATGCCATCGGGTTCGGTGGTGGAGGGAGCTCCGGCGGCGAAACCGGCGGTTGAATCGGTTCCATCGGAGACGACGATGTCGACCGGTGGGATGCCCAAAATCATCCGATTCGAGGCCTTGGCACGTTGCGGTGGTGAAATCTGGATCGAAAACGAAGGCCAGATTTACCGACTTCGCAAGACCCGCCAGGGCAAACTGATTCTGACGAAATGA